The Pseudomonas sp. FP2309 genomic sequence TCAATACCTTCAGTGCCACGCTTGAAAACTATTTGAAGGCCCAGGCCGACATGCTCGTCCTTTCCAGGCAAGGCAAGGTTGAAGAGATGCGTGCGCTTATCAACAGCCGCGTCAAGGAAGGCACCGACAAGATGGGAGAGCAGTTGAACAAGCTGATTGCGATCAACGCAGCCGACGCCAAGGCGGCGGACGCTGACGCCGGGCAGGGTTACGACAGCGCTATCGCCGGTGTGATTGGGGTGTCGCTCGCCGCCGCGCTGCTCACTGTAATGCTGGCCTGGCTGCTGACCCGCAGCATCGTCACGCCGTTGCGCAAAGCGCTGGGCGTAGCCGAGACCATTGCCGCCGGCGACCTCAGCAAAACCATCGAAGACGAAGGCAGAGACGAGCCCGCGCGCCTGCTCGGTGCCTTGGCCACCATGCAAGCCAACCTGCGCCAGACCATCCAGCACATCGCCGGCTCGGCCACGCAACTGGCGTCTGCCGCTGAAGAGCTGAGCGCCGTCACCGAGGAAGCCTCCAAAGGCTTGCAGCAGCAGAACAATGAAATCGATCAGGCCGCGACCGCGGTCAATGAGATGACGGCAGCAGTGGAAGAAGTCGCCCGCAACGCGGTGTCCACTTCCGAAGCGTCCGGGCAGTCCAGCAGTGCCGCGCGCGAGGGCCGCGACCGGGTGATGGAAACCGTCGGCGCGATCCAGACCATGACCCTTGACGTGCAAAACACCGCCGTGATGATCGAAGGCCTGGCCACCCAAGGCCGCGACATCGGCAAGGTGCTCGACGTGATCCGCGCGATTGCCGAGCAGACCAACTTGCTGGCGCTCAATGCCGCCATCGAAGCGGCCCGTGCCGGCGAAGCCGGGCGCGGTTTTGCGGTGGTGGCTGACGAAGTGCGGGCCCTGGCTCATCGCACGGCGCAGTCGACTCAGGAGATCGAAAAAATGGTCGCCGGCATCCAGAACGGCACCGGTGAAGCCGTGCAATCCATGCAGCAGAGTAATCAGCGTACGCAAAACACGCTGGAAATGGCCCGCGCCGCCGGGGTGGCGCTGGAGCAGATCACCCAGTCGATCAGCTTGATCAACGAGCGCAACCTGGTGATCGCCAGTGCGTCGCAAGAGCAGGCTCAGGTGTCGCGGGAAGTGGACCGCAATCTCGTCAACATCCGTGACCTGGCCACCCAGTCGGCGGCGGGGGCCAACCAGACCAGCGCGGCCAGCCATGAACTGTCGCGCCTGGCGGTGGACCTGAATGGGATGGTGGCGCGCTTCGTGATTTAACCACGGGCACCGCGCACTCTGCGGCGAACGGGCCTGTTGTGGCGAGCCCGCTTGCCACAGGGGCTCAGGGTTTCCACGCGGATGGATTGACCAGGTTTTTGGGTTTTTCGCCTGCCAGCGCGGCCAGCAGATTATCCACCGCACACGTGGCCATCGCTTCGCGCGTTTCATGGGTCGCCGAACCGATATGCGGCGTCGCCACCACGTTTTTCAAACGCAGTAACGGCGAGTCATGACGCAGCGGCTCGCGCTCGAACACATCCAACCCTGCCGCACGAATGGTGCGCTGCTGCAACGCCTCGATCAGCGCCGCTTCGTCCACCACCTTGCCCCGCGAGATATTGATAAATATCGTCTCGGCGCCCATCTGTGCAAACTGCTCAGCACCGATCAGTCGCTCGGTTTGCGCCGTGAGCGGCAACGTCAGGCACACAAAATCAGCCTCTTGGAGCAACGCCGGCAAGCTGCGGTACTGCGCACCAAAACGCTGCTCCACGGCGGGCTTGGGGGACTGGCTGTGGTAGATCACCGGCATACCGAAGCCAAAATGCCCCCGCTGGGCCAGGGCTTCGCCGATACGGCCCATGCCGATGATGCCCAGGGTCTTGCCATGCACATCGCTGCCGAAGTGCGCCGGGCCGATGTTCTTGTTCCACTGGCCGGCACGCACCATATCCGCCAGCTCGACCACGCGTCGGGCGGTGGCCAGGATCAACGCAAAGCCAGTGTCGGCGGTGGTTTCAGTGAGCACGTCGGGGGTGTTGCTCAGCAGGATGCCGCGCCGGGTCAGGTAATCAATATCGTAGTTGTCGACCCCCACCGACACGCTGGCCACGGCTTTCAGGTGCGGGGCGAGGTCGAGCAGTTCGGCATCCAGGCGCAGACTGGCGCCCAGCAGGCCATGGGCCGTGGGCAGGGCGTCGCGCAGCGCGGCCAGACCGCTGTCGTCCAACGCGTCGATCAGGGTGACGTCGGCCTGTTCGTGCAGCCGGGCCATCAGCGGCGCGGAGAGCTTTTTGTATAAAATCACAGACTTTTTCATTGGGCTTTCACCTTCAGTTCAAGGGGCGCCAGGGGCGCGCGTTCACGGTCACTGGCGCCGGGCTTGAGGAAAATCGTCAGCACCACCGACAGCATCAACGCACCGCTCATCAACAGGTACGAAGCGCCGGGCGAGCCGGTGCTGCTATTGAGGTAACCCACCAGGTACGAGCCGCCGAACGAGCCGAGCGCGCCCATGCTGTTGATCAGCGCCATGGCGCCACCGGCGACGTTGGCCGGCAGGATTTCCGGGACGATGGCAAAGAACGGCCCATAAGGCGCATACATGCACGCGCCGGCAATTACCAGCAGGGTGTAGGACCACCAGAAGTGTTCGGCGCCGAGGACGTAGGAGGCGTAGAACGCAATCGAGGCGATCAGCAGCGGCGGCCACACGAAGCGTTTACGCTTTTGCAGCTTGTCCGAGCCCCAGCTCACCGCCAGCATGCCGATCACCGCCGCCAGGTAAGGCAGCGCCGACAGCCAGCCGGCTTCGACCATGTCCATTTGCAAACCGGCCTTGAGGATCGACGGCAGCCACAGCACAAAGCCGTACACGCCGATGCTCCAGCAGAAAAACTGCAACGCCAGGATGATCACCTTGGGCGAGCGGAAGGCTTCGCCGTAGTTCTTCACTGCCTTGATGCCCACCTGTTCGGCGGCGAGGGCACTTTCCAGGGCATTTTTTTCGCTGTCGCTCAGCCATTTGGCGTCCTTGGGACGCTCATCGGCCAGGCGCCACCAGATAAACGCCCACAAGACCGCCGGCAAGCCTTCAATGATGAACATCCAGCGCCAGCTGAAATGCTGCACCAGATAGCCCGAGACCACCGACATCCACAGCATGGTCACCGGGTTGCCGAGGATCAGAAAGGTGTTGGCCCGTGAGCGTTCGGCACGGGTGAACCAGTGGCACAGGTACACCAGCATCGCTGGCATCACTGCGGCCTCGACCACGCCGAGCATGAAGCGAATGACGATCAGCATGTAGGCGTTGGAGACTACGCCGGTGAGGGTGGCCAGGCTGCCCCACAGGATAAGGCTGACGAAAATCAGTTTTTTGACGCTGCGCTTTTGCGCATAGATCGCCCCCGGCACTTGAAAGAAGAAGTAACCGAGGAAGAACAGCGCCCCCAGCAATGACGACATGCCGGGGGTGATCATCAAGTCTTCGGCCATCCCGGAGGCGGCGGCGAAGCCGTAGTTGGCGCGGTCCAGGTAGGCCAGGCTGTAAGTGATAAAAACGATGGGCATGATGTACCACCAGCGGCGGGTGGCGAATTTCACGGTGTCCATGGGCTTGCTCCTGAGCTTGTTGTAGTTGTGGCAACAGGGTGTGGGTCACGCAACGGATCGGGCGGGTAATTCGGCGCGAGTCGGCAGGCCTTCCATATCGCCGCGGCTTTGCACGGCGCGGCTGCCGATCCAATTGCCGCGTTGTACGGCCTCGCGAAAGCCTGAATTTTCGAGCAGGGCGCTGATCATGCCCACGGCAAAGCCGTCGCCGGCACCGACGGTGTCCACCACCTGTTCCACGCGTACGGCGTCGACAAAGCCTTGGTCCATGTGGGTGCGAAAGTAAGCGCCGTCGGGACCGAGCTTGATGGCCACCGCCTCGGCGCCCCGGTCGAGGTAAAACGCGGCGATATCCGCCGGGTCGTCGAAACCGGTGAGCAAACGGCCTTCGCCCAGGCCCGGCAGTACCCAGTCGGCCAGGCCGGCGAGGGCGTTGATCTCGCGGACCATCTGCGTCTGGCTGGCCCATAGCGAGGGGCGCAGATTGGGGTCGAACGACACGCTGTGCCCGGCTTTGCGCATCTGCGTCATCAGCTCGCGGGACAGTTCGCCGGTGGCTTCGGACAGCGCCGGCGGAATGCCCGTGGCGTGCAAATGGCGCGCCTGCAGCAGCGCCGGGCTGATGGCCGCGATGGACAAGTGGCTGGCGGCGGAGCCTTTGCGGAAGTACTCCACCTGGGGATCGGCGCCGGTGTCTTCGCGGGACTTGAACTGAAAGCCGGTGGGGTGCAAGGGATCGACCGCCACATGCCGGCAATCCAAGCCTTCCTTCTGCAAGGTGTCGACCACAAAGCGCCCGAGGGAATCGTCACCGACGCGGCTCAACCATGCCACGTTGAAGCCCAGGCGTGACAGGCCGATGGCAACATTGCTGTCGGCCCCGGCGATGCGTTTGTGAAACTGCGTGACCTGGGCCAGATCACCGGCCTGCTCGGCGACAAACATCGCCATGGTTTCGCCGAACGACAGGATATCGATATCAGACATGGGCGTTCTCCTCACGGGGTTGGCCAAGCAGGGCGAGGCTGGCGACCTGTTGCGCGGTGACCTCGGTCAGGTCATCGCCTTGCAGCGGAAATTCCACGGCCCGTGTAATGCCTTGAGTCATGTGCTTGAGCAGTTGTTCCCACAGTTGCAGGTCAGTGGCGCCGGGCGGCAGCGCCACCAGTTTGCCGTCCGCGCGGCGCGCCACGGCTTTGCAATGCAGATAGTCCACGTGCCGGCCCAGCAGGCGTGCAGCGGTGAGGGCGGACTGGTCCTGCCACTGCCAGTTGCCGATGTCGAAGGTCATCTTCACCGGCAGGCCCAAGCGTTCGACTGCGCTGAAGAAGCGCTGCATCGGCTCGATACGTCCGCCGTGCAGGGTCTGGTCGTTTTCCACCAGCAGCGCGACCGGGTGCCGGTTGAGCAGGGCGTGCAGGCTGTCCAGGTCATTGGTATCGGTGAAGTAACCCAGGGAGACTTTCAGCCAACGAGCACCGAAGGTGTGGGCGCGATCCAGGGTGGCAGCCAGCTCGGCATTCGGCTGAGCGCGGCCGGCGACCCACAGCTCCAGCGGCGATGAGAACACGGCTTCAAGGCCGTGAGCGGCCGCGGCGGCTGACAGCTCGGTGGGCCTCTCGACGGTAAGCAACTCTTCACGCCATTCAATGCGTTGCGCCCCGGCGGCGGCCAGTAACTCAACGAAACTCAATTGGCCCTGCCGGCGGACCAGGTCGGCGCCGTAGCTGGAGAGGCTGATGGAGACGGGGTATTTATGCATTGTTGTTACCTCTGAAACCGGTTTCATTTTTGTGCAAAAAATTTAAGTGGGTTGTGTCGAGCCGCGAACAATCAGCTCCGGCAGGAAATCCAGGGTGCGCGTCGGCGCAGTGTCGCCGCGCAGGCGCTTGAGCAGGCAGTCGAACGCGCTGGCGCCAATCGCTTCGGTGGGCTGGGCGAGGGCGGTGATGCCGGAACCCACCAGCGGATACCAGTCCAGGTCATCCAGGGCGATCAGGCCGACGTCGGCAAACAGGTCAACGCCCAACGCCTTGAGTGCGCGAGTGCAGGTCAGGGCAGCGACGCCGTTGGCGCAGAACAACGCCTTGGCGCCGGGTTTTGCGAGAAAGGCTTGCAGGTGAATGTGCAGCGCGTCGTCCAGTTCCAGCACCGCGCCGCTCAAGCCGGGGCGCGCGGCAATTTCGGCCTTGAAGCTCGCCAGGCGCTCCAGGCGTGAGCTGGTGCCGTCGGTGGCTTCGCTCACCAGCAACACCTCGCGGTAGCCTTGCTGTTCCAGGTGTTCCACGGCCATGCGCACGGCGGCAGGGTTGTCCAACCCCACCAGGTCGCTGTGCAGCGGCTCGACTTTGCGGTCCACCAGCACCAGGGGCATCTCGCGCTGTAATTCCAGCAACCTGTCGAGGTGATGGCCGAGGGTGTTCACGATCAGCCCTTCGATGTTGTACGAACGCAGCGCCGCCAGGTGTTGGCGTTCCTGCTCGTCATCGCGGTCGGTATTGCACACCACCAGGCTGTAGCCATGCTGGCGGCAGGCGGTTTCGACGCCGTGCATCACGGCAATGGAATAGGGGTTGCGGATATCGGCCACCAGCATGCCGATCAGGCGGGTGCGCCCACGCTTGAGGCCGCGGGCCATCTGGTTGGGGCGGTAGCCGAGTTCCTCGATGGCTTGCTCGATGCGCAGCGCCGTGGCATCGGAGAGCAGGGCACGGTCATCGCCAATAAAGCGCGACACACTGGCCTTGGACACGCCGGCGCGCTCGGCCACATCGAGCATGGTGACGCGGCTGCGCTGGGCGGCGGAAAAAGTAGTCACGGTGGCAGGCCTTTCTTATTGGATGTTGTATAGCGGTGAAACCGGTTTCAGGAAACCGCAACAACCCAAAAACGTCAAGTGCCTTTGTGCGCAAACGTGGAAATGCTCGGTGGGTGCGCCCGACGAACGGCAGCGTTACCTGTCAACTTTGACAGTATCGGTGGAGCGCTATTGGGTATTCACTCTGTCTTACATCAATTGCTATAACCCCTTACCGACGCGGTGTACAACGACATGGACACAACTCCAGCGGATACCACTCCTATAAATAGCCAGGCCGACAGTTTGATCGAGGTTGCGTCTATCGAGGCGTTTGCCACCCCCACCTTAGATGCACCGGAGCTGGTTAACGCATTGCCCGATGGGTTGATCCCGACCCGTTATCTATTTGAGGATTTGCCCGTACGGTTAAAAGACCCGTGGAGGTTTTTGCCGGGGGAAGGCGAGAGCGACTGGGTGACCTTTATTTGGGATGTTCAAGGAAGTGTGCCGTTTGAACTTGAGCCCATTGAGTTGCGTGGACCTATTACCGCCGATCAATTCCCCCTGAC encodes the following:
- a CDS encoding LacI family DNA-binding transcriptional regulator, with the translated sequence MTTFSAAQRSRVTMLDVAERAGVSKASVSRFIGDDRALLSDATALRIEQAIEELGYRPNQMARGLKRGRTRLIGMLVADIRNPYSIAVMHGVETACRQHGYSLVVCNTDRDDEQERQHLAALRSYNIEGLIVNTLGHHLDRLLELQREMPLVLVDRKVEPLHSDLVGLDNPAAVRMAVEHLEQQGYREVLLVSEATDGTSSRLERLASFKAEIAARPGLSGAVLELDDALHIHLQAFLAKPGAKALFCANGVAALTCTRALKALGVDLFADVGLIALDDLDWYPLVGSGITALAQPTEAIGASAFDCLLKRLRGDTAPTRTLDFLPELIVRGSTQPT
- a CDS encoding sugar phosphate isomerase/epimerase, with product MHKYPVSISLSSYGADLVRRQGQLSFVELLAAAGAQRIEWREELLTVERPTELSAAAAAHGLEAVFSSPLELWVAGRAQPNAELAATLDRAHTFGARWLKVSLGYFTDTNDLDSLHALLNRHPVALLVENDQTLHGGRIEPMQRFFSAVERLGLPVKMTFDIGNWQWQDQSALTAARLLGRHVDYLHCKAVARRADGKLVALPPGATDLQLWEQLLKHMTQGITRAVEFPLQGDDLTEVTAQQVASLALLGQPREENAHV
- a CDS encoding methyl-accepting chemotaxis protein, producing MSLRQLNIAPRASLGFALIAFLVVVLGVFAVNRMTLIREASVAMSANQLPSVTHLATMTENVLRMRILSFRVLVNREPAALQEAEARIGVLTDKVKTAQAAYAALPFGPEESALFNTFSATLENYLKAQADMLVLSRQGKVEEMRALINSRVKEGTDKMGEQLNKLIAINAADAKAADADAGQGYDSAIAGVIGVSLAAALLTVMLAWLLTRSIVTPLRKALGVAETIAAGDLSKTIEDEGRDEPARLLGALATMQANLRQTIQHIAGSATQLASAAEELSAVTEEASKGLQQQNNEIDQAATAVNEMTAAVEEVARNAVSTSEASGQSSSAAREGRDRVMETVGAIQTMTLDVQNTAVMIEGLATQGRDIGKVLDVIRAIAEQTNLLALNAAIEAARAGEAGRGFAVVADEVRALAHRTAQSTQEIEKMVAGIQNGTGEAVQSMQQSNQRTQNTLEMARAAGVALEQITQSISLINERNLVIASASQEQAQVSREVDRNLVNIRDLATQSAAGANQTSAASHELSRLAVDLNGMVARFVI
- a CDS encoding NAD(P)-dependent oxidoreductase; translated protein: MKKSVILYKKLSAPLMARLHEQADVTLIDALDDSGLAALRDALPTAHGLLGASLRLDAELLDLAPHLKAVASVSVGVDNYDIDYLTRRGILLSNTPDVLTETTADTGFALILATARRVVELADMVRAGQWNKNIGPAHFGSDVHGKTLGIIGMGRIGEALAQRGHFGFGMPVIYHSQSPKPAVEQRFGAQYRSLPALLQEADFVCLTLPLTAQTERLIGAEQFAQMGAETIFINISRGKVVDEAALIEALQQRTIRAAGLDVFEREPLRHDSPLLRLKNVVATPHIGSATHETREAMATCAVDNLLAALAGEKPKNLVNPSAWKP
- a CDS encoding sugar kinase, which produces MSDIDILSFGETMAMFVAEQAGDLAQVTQFHKRIAGADSNVAIGLSRLGFNVAWLSRVGDDSLGRFVVDTLQKEGLDCRHVAVDPLHPTGFQFKSREDTGADPQVEYFRKGSAASHLSIAAISPALLQARHLHATGIPPALSEATGELSRELMTQMRKAGHSVSFDPNLRPSLWASQTQMVREINALAGLADWVLPGLGEGRLLTGFDDPADIAAFYLDRGAEAVAIKLGPDGAYFRTHMDQGFVDAVRVEQVVDTVGAGDGFAVGMISALLENSGFREAVQRGNWIGSRAVQSRGDMEGLPTRAELPARSVA
- a CDS encoding MFS transporter, with amino-acid sequence MDTVKFATRRWWYIMPIVFITYSLAYLDRANYGFAAASGMAEDLMITPGMSSLLGALFFLGYFFFQVPGAIYAQKRSVKKLIFVSLILWGSLATLTGVVSNAYMLIVIRFMLGVVEAAVMPAMLVYLCHWFTRAERSRANTFLILGNPVTMLWMSVVSGYLVQHFSWRWMFIIEGLPAVLWAFIWWRLADERPKDAKWLSDSEKNALESALAAEQVGIKAVKNYGEAFRSPKVIILALQFFCWSIGVYGFVLWLPSILKAGLQMDMVEAGWLSALPYLAAVIGMLAVSWGSDKLQKRKRFVWPPLLIASIAFYASYVLGAEHFWWSYTLLVIAGACMYAPYGPFFAIVPEILPANVAGGAMALINSMGALGSFGGSYLVGYLNSSTGSPGASYLLMSGALMLSVVLTIFLKPGASDRERAPLAPLELKVKAQ